A segment of the Prochlorococcus sp. RS04 genome:
ATTTTTGAATTTGGAAATTTATTGTTTAAATAATTTTTAATAAAAATTTTTAATGAATAAATATCATCATATTTATTGTGATTACTTTCTATTGCAAGAGATGTAATTGGAGATCCATATTCGTAAAGTTTATCAGTATTTGTCCAACCATTAGGCCAATATAATTTTGAATCAATTTCTACAATATTAAAGTTAATAATTTTATTTTCTTTAACATTTGAAATTAGTTCGATTATATTTTCATAATTAAGATCTGGATCACCTTGACCGTGTAAATAATAATCGTTTTTATTTTTAAATAAGGAAGTTTTTAAATTATTATTTAATTTATATTTACTTAAAACATAAGCTGATGAGAATAATTTTTGATTAGATGCCGGCAACCTTGGAACATCCTCATTGTAAGAACTTATTATTTCCCCTTTATTATTAATAATTGATACACTAAAAGAATCATCAAGCGTTTGATTCAATAAAGCATCATAAGTAGGACATATTTTGTTTTTAGTAATTATTCCCGGGAAATTAAAATAAATACTATTTAAAATAGTTATTTTCTGATTTGCTAATAAATATCTTATTAAGAAAGGAGATGTTACTAATACAAGAACAAATAAGAATAATGAATAAATTTTTTTTATCACATTCAATCTATAAATTTACAAAAATAGATTCATTGTCGGGTTTAATTTCAAATTCTTTTTTAAAAAAATATCTTTTATTTTCTTCTTTGAATAGCAACCAGTTATTTGGATAAATATGCATAAGAGCAGCTTTATTTAAAGGCTGCAGAAAATAAATATTTTTCCATGTTTTGACAAAGTTTTTACGTCGCTCTCTAATAACACTGCCTATGCCAATATTGGCATCTTCAAATTTTGGATTTAATGAATAATGCGTACCTTGATAATTATCAGACATTGGTTCAAATGAATCGAAATCATATGGCTGAGGTAGTATCGATATCATTGCACTATCTATATTATTTATATTATTTGATTCATTAAATGATTTAAAAGTAAAAATTTTATCTTTGATATCTGGATAGTCTCTTTGTGCCAAAGCCACAGCACCTTGATCCGCAAATGTTATAAATACATTATTATTTTTAGACAATATCTTGTAAATAGTTATTCCAATTCTATTAAACTTCAATCCTTCAAAATTAAATTCTATAGTAAATCTTTTATTTGAATCTAATAAACTTGGAATAATTGCATCCTCCATATTCTTAAGAGATTCATTTAAATCTTTAGGTAGTCTGTAATTGGTTTCCATTAAAATTTTTCAATACATTTTTGAATAAGTTCTAAAAATTTATCTATTTCTGACTTATTGTTTATTGAACCTAAAGTAACACGAATATTTGAATATAGTTCATCATCTTTTAAACCAATATTTTTAAGTGTTGAGCTAGGTTTCCCAGATGAACTTGAACAAGCACTTCCACTACTTATGGCTATTTTATTTTCTGACATGAAATTAACAATCTTATAGGCCCTTATAGGCTCAAATAGTTTATTTAATAGTAGAAACGAAATATGATTGGGAAGTCTATGGTTTATACTACCCGTAATCTTTATATGATTATTATCCTTAATTTTTTGATAAAAATAATTTTTGAGTTTATTAATATTATTAGAAGGGAATTCAGTTATGTAATCATATAATTTTATTTTTCCTTTAATATTCTTTAATGATTCATACATTCCAGCGATTAATGGCAAAGCTTGTGTCCCTTGTCTAATTGAAAATTCCTGAGTAAGTGATATGTCATTATTTTTTAAAATTTGTCTAGACTTTTCTTTTGTTAAAAGAATACCGATCCCTTTTGGACCTCCAAATTTATGAGCAGATAAACTTAAAAAATCACATCTAAGATCTTTCCAACTGAATATTCCATTACTTAATATTTGAGTTCCATCTAAATGAAACATTATATTTAATTCTTCACATTTGGTACCAATAAATTGAACAGGTTGTATTGTCCCAATTTCACTTTGTCCCCAAATAATTGATACAAGCTTAGTATCTTTGTTTAAAATGTTTTCGATATTAGAAATATTTAAAATTCCATCATTATTTACCGCCCATTCGTAAATATCCCAATTTTGTTTTCTTAGTTTATTAGCACAAATATTTGTTGCTTGATGTTCAACATTTGAAATAACAACCCTAGCATTTTTAAAGTTCTCATAAATATTATTAAATACAATATTTGTCGATTCCGAAGAACCAGATGTAAAAATTATATCCTCTGCATCTGCTTCAAATATATAAGCAATTTTAGATCTAATTTGTTCAAGATATGTAGAGCAATTTATCCCTAGCTCATATGTAGATGAAGGGTTATGCCAATAATTCTTGTAAGTTGAATTAATTATATTTAAAACATTCTCAGATAATGGAGTTGTGGATGCATTATCTAAATAAATAAAATTATTTTCCATTAATTTACTAATATTGATCCTGAGAAAACCTTTTTAGCATTACCGGTCATCATTACTTCACAATCGTCTTTTGACCAATCAATTTTAAGATTACCTCCTGGTAAGGTTACTATGGTTTGTGAATTACAAAGGCCTAACTTATAAGCTGCTACATGGATAGCACAGGCACCTGTTCCACAAGCTAAGGTTGCTCCTGCACCCCTTTCCCATACTTTTACTTTGATATTATCTCTATTTAAAATCTGACAAAAATGTACATTAGTTTTTTCAGGAAATAATTGATTTTTTTCAAATATAGGACCAAGTCTGGAGAGAACAATTGACTCTATGTCTTTTACAAAGAATATTAAATGAGGATTTCCCATCCCTACGGCATAACCCATATTATTAAAATCTTTCTCAATAAATTCGTGTGAAGGAATTGAATTTATTTTTTTTTCAATTGTTGTTGGAATATTTTGACATTCTAAAATTGGAACTCCCATTTTTACTGTAATTTCATCATTTATATATTTTGCAATTTTTAAACCTGCTTTAGTCTCAATTTTATATTCTATATTTTTATTATTCATTGAATCATTTACGTGGAGATATTCAACTAAACACCTAATTCCGTTTCCACACATTTGTGCTTCAGAACCATCAGAATTAAAAATTATCATTTTTGCATAATTATCTTCATTAGGTTCTTCTATAAAAATCACACCATCTGCTCCAATACCAAATTGCCTGTTGCAAATTTTTTTTATATCAAATTTTTTATTTGTCTTGAAATTTTTATATAATTCATTTCCTCTAGAATCTATTATTACGAAATCATTACCGTTACCTTGATATTTTTCAAAAGTTATATTTTTCATTTGTAGATAATATATTTTAAATTTTAATTATAAATTATTCCTTTTAACAATCTATTTCTATTTTATACAATGGATATTAAAATAATAATTTAACAAATAAAAATTAAGTGATTTCTCCCGATAAACAATATGAGTCTGATACCAATTTATATAATCCATCTGAAATAGAAAAAAAATGGCAGTCAATATGGACAGAAAACAATTTATACAAAACCGATGAATTAACTGAGAATAGCGATAAATTTTATGCCTTATCAATGTTTCCCTACCCTTCAGGTAATCTTCATATGGGACATGTTAGGAATTATGTTATTACAGACTTAATAGCTCGATTCCAAAGATTTAAGGGCAAATCTGTTCTACATCCAATGGGTTGGGACGCTTTTGGTTTGCCTGCTGAGAATGCAGCGATTGAAAGAGGAATTAGTCCAAGTGTCTGGACTAAAAAAAATATTTCTCATATGAAGTCACAATTAAAGCTTTTGGGACTATCAGTTGATTGGGATAGGGAATTTGCAACATGTGATGAAAATTATTATATTTGGACTCAATATCTATTTTTAGAGTTATACAAGGCTGGTCTTGTATATCAAAAGGAATCAGAAGTTAATTGGGATCCTATAGATAATACAGTCCTAGCGAATGAACAAGTTGATTCAGATGGTAAATCTTGGAGATCTGGGGCAGTAGTTGAAAAAAAATTATTAAAGCAATGGTTTTTAAGAATTACTAATTATGCGGATGAGTTATTGAAGGATTTAGAAAAATTAGATAACTGGCCAGAAAGAGTAAAAATAATGCAAGATAATTGGATTGGAAAGTCAATTGGTACAAATATTAATTTCAATATAAATACCAATCCAGAAGAGAAAATTACTGTATTTACAACAAGGCCAGATACTTTATTTGGAGTTACTTATTTAGCAATTTCTGTTAATCATTCATTAGTAAAAAATATTTCTGATCAAGAAACATTACAAAATATAGAAAATCTTAAACAATATTTGAAAAATAATAAAAATAACGAACTTGAAAAAATTGGTATAAAAACTAACTTAACAGCAATAAATCCAGTTAATTCTGAACCTATTTCTATTTGGGTGGCAAGTTATGTTCTCGATGAATACGGTACAGGTGCTGTTATGGGCGTGCCTGCTCATGATCTAAGAGATTTTGAATTTGCAAAGAAAAATAATATTGATATTAAACAGGTAATAATAAAGGATAAAAGTGAACAAAATAAAGAGCTTGAAGAAGCTTATGTAGAAAAAGGATATCTTATTAATTCAAATCAATACAATGGCATAGAAAATACTATTGCTAAAATAAAAATTTCAGAGGAGGGAGTAAATAATGGATGGGCTGAAAATAAGATTCAATATCGTCTAAGAGATTGGTTAATCTCTAGACAAAGATATTGGGGATGTCCGATACCCATAGTTAATTGCAAAAAATGTGGATCTGTTCCATTAAAGCAATCGGAATTACCTGTGTCCTTACCAAAAGATATAGAAATCTCGGCTAACAAGATTAATGCTTTAGGTGATAATAATAATTGGATAAATACTACATGTCCAAAATGTGGAATAGAAGCAAGAAAAGAAACTGATACTAT
Coding sequences within it:
- the dapF gene encoding diaminopimelate epimerase, with protein sequence MKNITFEKYQGNGNDFVIIDSRGNELYKNFKTNKKFDIKKICNRQFGIGADGVIFIEEPNEDNYAKMIIFNSDGSEAQMCGNGIRCLVEYLHVNDSMNNKNIEYKIETKAGLKIAKYINDEITVKMGVPILECQNIPTTIEKKINSIPSHEFIEKDFNNMGYAVGMGNPHLIFFVKDIESIVLSRLGPIFEKNQLFPEKTNVHFCQILNRDNIKVKVWERGAGATLACGTGACAIHVAAYKLGLCNSQTIVTLPGGNLKIDWSKDDCEVMMTGNAKKVFSGSILVN
- a CDS encoding D-alanyl-D-alanine carboxypeptidase, whose translation is MIKKIYSLFLFVLVLVTSPFLIRYLLANQKITILNSIYFNFPGIITKNKICPTYDALLNQTLDDSFSVSIINNKGEIISSYNEDVPRLPASNQKLFSSAYVLSKYKLNNNLKTSLFKNKNDYYLHGQGDPDLNYENIIELISNVKENKIINFNIVEIDSKLYWPNGWTNTDKLYEYGSPITSLAIESNHNKYDDIYSLKIFIKNYLNNKFPNSKIYIDIFDSEKTFYLKNIKEINKIYSTPIISLLTLTNSESHNFTAESLFKNASNTWNDNDYIKLKRWLENKGLPTTKSYFADASGLSRKNKITTRLVVLFLDKMRYFNDFKAYQSTLSITGVRGTLAKRFVNSELSGKFFGKTGTLSNVFALSGFLYKNERPIIISIIQNSNKIDKEKAFKLLRDLYYLKSC
- a CDS encoding cysteine desulfurase family protein, which encodes MENNFIYLDNASTTPLSENVLNIINSTYKNYWHNPSSTYELGINCSTYLEQIRSKIAYIFEADAEDIIFTSGSSESTNIVFNNIYENFKNARVVISNVEHQATNICANKLRKQNWDIYEWAVNNDGILNISNIENILNKDTKLVSIIWGQSEIGTIQPVQFIGTKCEELNIMFHLDGTQILSNGIFSWKDLRCDFLSLSAHKFGGPKGIGILLTKEKSRQILKNNDISLTQEFSIRQGTQALPLIAGMYESLKNIKGKIKLYDYITEFPSNNINKLKNYFYQKIKDNNHIKITGSINHRLPNHISFLLLNKLFEPIRAYKIVNFMSENKIAISSGSACSSSSGKPSSTLKNIGLKDDELYSNIRVTLGSINNKSEIDKFLELIQKCIEKF
- the leuS gene encoding leucine--tRNA ligase; protein product: MISPDKQYESDTNLYNPSEIEKKWQSIWTENNLYKTDELTENSDKFYALSMFPYPSGNLHMGHVRNYVITDLIARFQRFKGKSVLHPMGWDAFGLPAENAAIERGISPSVWTKKNISHMKSQLKLLGLSVDWDREFATCDENYYIWTQYLFLELYKAGLVYQKESEVNWDPIDNTVLANEQVDSDGKSWRSGAVVEKKLLKQWFLRITNYADELLKDLEKLDNWPERVKIMQDNWIGKSIGTNINFNINTNPEEKITVFTTRPDTLFGVTYLAISVNHSLVKNISDQETLQNIENLKQYLKNNKNNELEKIGIKTNLTAINPVNSEPISIWVASYVLDEYGTGAVMGVPAHDLRDFEFAKKNNIDIKQVIIKDKSEQNKELEEAYVEKGYLINSNQYNGIENTIAKIKISEEGVNNGWAENKIQYRLRDWLISRQRYWGCPIPIVNCKKCGSVPLKQSELPVSLPKDIEISANKINALGDNNNWINTTCPKCGIEARKETDTMDTFMCSSWYFLRYPSSKCSNKPFEKIEINKWLPVDQYVGGVEHAILHLLYARFFTKALRDNELFEIDEPFKKLLTQGMVQAAAYKNNKTGKYVSPSDITDLSNPTDPIDNSKLDVLFEKMSKSKYNGIDPESVIKKYGADTARMFILFKAPPEKDLEWGDTDVEGQFRFLSRIWKLYINCAKDVNSKSNSYPDKEKSLIKSMNVAIKEISNDILNNQFNTAISELMKFYNSLSNSINDVNNNLKIDALKTFCILLAPFAPHIAEEIWHLIGFKKSVHLEHWPSFNAEALKEDSYELVIQVNGKVRDKVNINNDMSEDQIKELTVKRPNILKWTQDKEIRKIIIVKGKIMNIVV
- a CDS encoding DUF1995 family protein — protein: METNYRLPKDLNESLKNMEDAIIPSLLDSNKRFTIEFNFEGLKFNRIGITIYKILSKNNNVFITFADQGAVALAQRDYPDIKDKIFTFKSFNESNNINNIDSAMISILPQPYDFDSFEPMSDNYQGTHYSLNPKFEDANIGIGSVIRERRKNFVKTWKNIYFLQPLNKAALMHIYPNNWLLFKEENKRYFFKKEFEIKPDNESIFVNL